From the genome of Kwoniella bestiolae CBS 10118 chromosome 5, complete sequence, one region includes:
- a CDS encoding tRNA pseudouridine(38-40) synthase, with amino-acid sequence MEAPESAKRPRSPSPIPNIEIKDEVSVNPADAEGQPPAKKPHVESTTSAPSDTPISGLGGEVQVDPEEAMFNAMSGENGNDSDKKKKTWGRGQGYGNGGKGKGKEREKKGPDAVRYERRSNDWTPREKKEGEESEARLPKRRCALLVGYCGTGYSGMQIQTHGSRTIEGDVFAALVKAGAISADNANDHRKSDVQRAARTDAGVHAAGNCISLKMIVEPPLPEGYKTLAEYVNTILPDQIRMWGFVRTVKSFNARTAADSRIYEYLLPSYCLLPPGRDDPLGKRLDRSSPGWRDLLGKEAVDFIDAAPKFEPETEEDGGKVINPKNRGEFERRRGWRVDNKTLERFRELIAQYKGTHNFHNFTVGKPFNDRTVKRFMIKLEVKDPKVYGDIEWISVQIHGQSFMLHQIRKMISMAMLACRTASPPSLIPETFGPKRIHVPKAPPLGLLLEAPQFGVYNTRITTKANGLQEDRDPVDFGLYGQLMHDFKVKWIYEKLREEELQSHVFHKWMRQMDCSMSNGLAFLNTQGTIPPEADLSKGAKEARRAAAIAARAAGEGEGEGEGEAEKDIADEEMDSEDEEVDMEELKRGEWEG; translated from the exons ATGGAAGCCCCCGAATCAGCCAAACGACCTCGATCACCTTCCCCCATCCCCAACATCGAAATCAAAGATGAAGTATCCGTCAACCCTGCAGACGCCGAGGGACAACCTCCAGCTAAGAAACCCCATGTCGAATCTACAACTTCTGCGCCCTCTGATACACCCATATCAGGCTTAGGTGGCGAAGTGCAGGTAGACCCCGAAGAAGCAATGTTCAATGCCATGTCTGGTGAGAACGGCAATGACTcggacaagaagaagaagacctGGGGGAGAGGACAGGGGTACGGTAATGGCGGAAAGGGTAAGGGtaaagagagggagaagaaggggcCTGATGCCGTCAGATATGAAAGGAGATCGAATGATTGGACACCtcgagagaagaaagagggagaggagagtgaaGCTAGGTTACCTAAGAGACGGTGTGCCCTTTTGGTTGG ATACTGCGGGACTGGATATTCGGGTATGCAAAT ACAAACCCACGGCTCAAGGACAATCGAAGGAGACGTGTTCGCCGCACTCGTAAAAGCAGGAGCTATCTCAGCGGACAATGCGAATGATCATAGGAAATCAGATGTTCAGAGAGCAGCAAGGACAGATGCAGGTGTACATGCCGCTGGTAATTG CATCTCCCTGAAAATGATCGTcgaacctcctcttccggAGGGATACAAAACCCTAGCAGAATACGTCAACACCATCTTACCTGATCAAATCAGGATGTGGGGATTTGTGAGAACAGTCAAATCATTCAATGCTAGAAC AGCCGCCGACTCACGTATCTACGAATACCTCCTCCCCTCGTACTGTCTCCTACCTCCCGGTCGAGACGACCCATTAGGCAAACGATTAGATAGATCATCGCCAGGATGGAGAGATCTGCTGGGTAAAGAAGCAGTAGATTTCATCGATGCCGCCCCAAAATTCGAACCTGAgactgaagaagatggaggaaaggTGATAAATCCCAAGAATCGAGGAGAgtttgagaggaggagagggtggagagtTGATAACAAGACGCTGGAGAGGTTTAGGGAGTTGATTGCTCAGTATAAAGGTACTCA CAACTTCCATAACTTCACTGTCGGAAAGCCGTTCAACGATAGAACCGTTAAGCGATTCATGATCAAATTGGAAGTCAAAGACCCGAAGGTGTATGGTGATATCGAATGGATCTCTGTTCAGATCCACGGTCAGAGTTTCATGCTGCATCAGATT CGAAAAATGATCTCAATGGCCATGTTGGCTTGTAGAACtgcctctcctccttccctgATCCCTGAGACTTTCG GCCCCAAACGAATCCACGTCCCCAAAGCCCCGCCTCTCGGTCTATTACTCGAAGCACCCCAATTCGGAGTATACAACACCCGAATCACCACCAAGGCGAACGGTCTGCAGGAAGATAGAGATCCAGTAGATTTCGGATTGTACGGTCAATTGATGCATGATTTCAAGGTTAAGTGGATTTATGAGAAattgagagaggaggaattgCAGAGTCATGT CTTCCATAAATGGATGCGTCAGATGGATTGTTCCATGTCCAACGGTCTTGCGTTCTTGAA TACCCAAGGAACTATCCCGCCCGAAGCGGACTTGTCAAAGGGAGCCAAAGAAGCTCGTCGAGCTGCTGCTATTGCTGCCAGAGCGGcgggagagggtgaaggtgaaggtgagggagaggctgagaaggacatagcggatgaggagatggatagtgaggatgaggaggtggatatggaggagCTGAAGAGGGGTGAATGGGAGGGATAG